One window of Pyxicephalus adspersus chromosome 4, UCB_Pads_2.0, whole genome shotgun sequence genomic DNA carries:
- the LOC140329776 gene encoding mucin-4-like — protein sequence MTLLPVHEQLVISPCSPDTYSQYYTYQTAFSTWFGGGTRCYYTYRGSLNYGEKERYLPTPWQYSWNQMQTIRNQYQANEVDPYHNCCIYSGSSYLCSLYRNRRPYDFCSGYIPPRPGSMIGDPHISTLDDVQYTFNGLGEFTLDNVRDENNTLIFTLQGRTDRAGNGTQATKFIGLVAKFQNQTRVEWLLQDSNTTIVRINGTMLALSGFSFK from the exons ATGACTTTGTTACCTGTGCATGAACAACTTGTTATTTCCCCCTGTTCCCCAGATACGTATAGTCAGTACTACACCTATCAGACTGCATTCTCAACTTGGTTTGGAGGAGGAACAAGGTGCTACTACACATACAGGGGTAGTCTTAAttatggagaaaaagaaagatacTTACCAACTCCCTGGCAGTACTCCTGGAATCAGATGCAAACAATTAGAAATCAATACCAag CAAATGAAGTAGATCCATATCACAACTGTTGTATATACTCTGGATCTTCATACCTTTGTTCTTTATACCGAAATAGAAGGCCTTACGATTTCTGCTCTGGATATATTCCACCAAGACCTG GGTCTATGATTGGAGACCCTCACATCAGCACACTTGATGACGTTCAGTATACTTTTAACGGACTGGGAGAGTTTACGTTGGATAATGTTAGAGATGAGAACAACACACTTATCTTCACACTCCAAGGACGCACAGACAGAGCTGGCAATGGCACACAGGCAACTAAGTTTATTGGATTGGTTGCAAAGTTTCAAAATCAAACAAGG GTGGAGTGGTTACTACAGGACAGCAATACAACCATTGTGAGGATTAATGGTACCATGTTGGCTTTATCAG gtttctcttttaaataa